One window from the genome of Oikeobacillus pervagus encodes:
- a CDS encoding amino acid ABC transporter ATP-binding protein: MITVQGLKKKYGDVEVLKDISIEIKPQEVVVIIGPSGSGKSTFLRCLNMLESITDGHVMIENEDLTNKKTNINKIRTEVGMVFQHFNLFPHKTVLENITLSPIKVRKWGKEKAESKAIELLKKVGLEDKANVYPDSLSGGQKQRVAIARALAMEPKVMLFDESTSALDPEMVGDVLEVMKQLAKDGMTMVVVTHEMGFAREVGDRVVFMDGGYIIEENSPQELFSNPQNERTKSFLSKVL, from the coding sequence ATGATAACAGTTCAAGGACTTAAAAAGAAATATGGAGACGTAGAAGTATTAAAAGATATTTCTATTGAAATTAAGCCTCAAGAAGTAGTGGTGATTATTGGTCCATCTGGGTCTGGAAAATCAACATTTTTACGTTGTTTAAACATGTTGGAGTCGATAACAGATGGTCATGTAATGATTGAAAACGAGGATCTTACAAATAAAAAAACCAATATAAATAAAATCAGAACAGAAGTAGGAATGGTTTTCCAACATTTTAATTTATTTCCTCATAAAACCGTTTTAGAAAATATTACTTTATCCCCAATAAAAGTGAGAAAATGGGGGAAAGAAAAAGCCGAATCCAAAGCAATCGAGCTTCTAAAAAAGGTTGGACTTGAGGATAAAGCCAATGTTTATCCTGATTCGTTGTCTGGGGGACAAAAGCAACGTGTGGCGATTGCAAGGGCTCTTGCGATGGAACCAAAAGTGATGTTGTTTGATGAATCTACATCCGCATTAGATCCTGAAATGGTTGGAGATGTTTTAGAAGTAATGAAACAGCTAGCAAAAGATGGAATGACGATGGTTGTCGTGACACATGAAATGGGTTTTGCACGTGAAGTGGGAGATCGTGTCGTATTTATGGATGGTGGCTACATCATTGAAGAAAACTCTCCACAGGAACTTTTTTCAAACCCTCAAAATGAACGTACAAAATCATTTTTAAGTAAAGTCTTATGA
- a CDS encoding amino acid permease translates to MENKELHRGLEERHISLMSLGACIGVGLFLGSASAIELAGPAILIAYLVAGFVMLIIMRGLGEMAVENPVAGSFSRYAQDYLGPLAGFITGWNYWFLWVVTCMAEITAVGVYMKFWFPTVAPWIWALTALVLMTLINLIASKAFGEFEFWFALIKIVAIIAMIIIGLGIILFGIGNGGIATGISNLWEHGGFAPNGIKGIMLSMQMVMFAYLGIEMLGVTAGEAKNPEKSISRAVNTVFWRVLIFYFGALFVIMSIYPWDEIGTQGSPFVLTFENIGIRQAAGIINFVVLTAALSSCNSGIFSNGRMLFNLAEQNQAPKAFSKVSKSGVPAIAILSTAVVLLIGVVLNYIVPEKAFVYVTSVSTFGAILTWMMILLAQIKFRKKLSKKEVAQLKFRNPYYPIGSYFAIAFLLFVVVLLGLSPDTMVALIVGPVWLIVLIIVYYASGMHKS, encoded by the coding sequence ATGGAAAATAAAGAACTACATCGGGGATTGGAAGAGCGTCATATTTCATTAATGTCACTTGGAGCATGCATAGGGGTTGGTTTATTTTTAGGATCTGCTTCCGCTATTGAATTAGCGGGACCTGCGATTTTAATCGCTTATCTTGTAGCGGGATTCGTGATGTTAATCATTATGAGAGGTCTCGGAGAAATGGCTGTAGAAAATCCTGTTGCAGGGTCCTTTAGCCGATATGCGCAAGATTATCTTGGACCGCTTGCTGGATTTATTACAGGTTGGAATTATTGGTTTTTATGGGTTGTTACATGTATGGCTGAAATTACAGCTGTTGGTGTATATATGAAGTTTTGGTTTCCGACCGTGGCTCCTTGGATTTGGGCATTAACCGCATTAGTCTTAATGACTTTAATTAATTTAATTGCCTCAAAAGCTTTCGGAGAATTTGAGTTTTGGTTTGCCTTAATTAAAATTGTCGCGATTATCGCCATGATTATCATAGGGTTAGGAATTATTTTATTTGGTATTGGAAACGGAGGAATAGCTACTGGGATAAGCAATTTATGGGAACATGGTGGCTTTGCTCCCAATGGAATCAAAGGAATTATGCTATCCATGCAAATGGTTATGTTTGCTTATTTAGGAATTGAGATGTTAGGGGTTACAGCTGGTGAAGCAAAAAACCCAGAGAAGTCGATTAGTCGTGCTGTAAATACCGTATTTTGGCGAGTTTTAATTTTCTATTTTGGGGCATTATTTGTCATTATGTCCATCTATCCATGGGATGAAATCGGGACACAAGGAAGCCCATTTGTTTTGACATTTGAAAACATTGGAATTAGACAAGCTGCTGGTATTATTAACTTTGTTGTGTTAACTGCGGCACTATCTAGTTGTAATAGTGGGATTTTCAGTAATGGTAGAATGTTATTCAATTTGGCAGAGCAGAATCAAGCTCCAAAGGCCTTTAGTAAAGTAAGTAAGAGTGGGGTACCAGCTATTGCGATTTTATCCACAGCGGTTGTGCTATTAATTGGGGTTGTTCTCAATTACATTGTACCTGAAAAAGCTTTCGTGTATGTGACAAGTGTTTCAACATTTGGAGCCATCTTAACTTGGATGATGATCTTGTTAGCACAAATCAAGTTTAGAAAAAAACTAAGTAAAAAAGAAGTAGCTCAATTAAAATTTAGAAATCCATATTATCCAATAGGCTCGTATTTTGCTATAGCTTTTTTATTGTTCGTTGTTGTGCTACTAGGCTTGTCACCTGACACAATGGTCGCCCTTATTGTGGGGCCGGTTTGGCTAATTGTCCTTATCATTGTCTACTATGCCTCGGGAATGCACAAAAGTTAA